Proteins found in one Ptychodera flava strain L36383 chromosome 3, AS_Pfla_20210202, whole genome shotgun sequence genomic segment:
- the LOC139126980 gene encoding uncharacterized protein, whose product MIDNHNNHAPERDCCDYKMADDTGGAGSAVNLKLSKVEFDLYSDLFKRDRDTAIAVIKLKYPHVASSKVVKIMPEAEGDPTSHHADSVTPPALSSSACPQPDPLPTKSTVRPTKSPNTPSTSLVDHEPESAAAGLSPRTVWTREAVLLLLDLYEGKVPKMKDPRIKNKAVWKEISDKLIERNHNYSADSCERKFLNLKAAFTATTDHNNTTGNNRKSCPFYEEFARIYGMSHSVHPPTVYSNIKGFERREEGQGDLPQAESVDGTADGAGSDQREPRMRKKKRRTSASDSFLAAFEDYRKEKQERETEKKEMMERWHRDNTMINESIP is encoded by the exons ATGATTGACAATCACAACAATCACGCTCCGGAGCGTGATTGTTGTGATTACAAGATGGCAGACGACACTGGTGGCGCTGGATCGGCGGTAAATTTGAAGCTTTCTAAAGTAGAATTTGACTTGTACAGTGATCTTTTTAAGCGAG ATAGAGATACAGCCATTGCTGTGATAAAACTAAAATATCCCCATGTTGCCAGCAGTAAAGTTGTGAAAATAATGCCGGAGGCGGAGGGTGATCCAACCAGTCATCACGCTGACTCAGTAACACCGCCAGCACTGTCTAGTTCTGCATGCCCACAGCCAGACCCACTGCCAACGAAATCTACAGTCAGACCAACCAAATCACCTAATACACCATCGACGAGCTTGGTTGATCACGAGCCTGAGTCCGCGGCCGCAGGTTTATCGCCACGAACCGTGTGGACCCGCGAAGCTGTGTTGCTTCTGCTCGACTTATATGAAGGTAAGGTACCAAAAATGAAAGATCCTCGCATCAAAAATAAGGCTGTATGGAAAGAGATATCGGACAAACTTATCGAACGGAATCACAATTATTCGGCCGACTCCTGTGAACGCAAATTTCTGAACCTCAAGGCGGCTTTTACAGCTACGACAGACCACAATAACACCACCGGCAACAACAGAAAAAGCTGCCCATTTTACGAGGAGTTTGCTCGTATTTATGGCATGAGTCATTCTGTCCATCCTCCTACTGTATATTCGAATATCAAAGGATTCGAACGTAGGGAGGAAGGGCAGGGTGACTTGCCTCAGGCAGAATCAGTGGATGGCACTGCGGATGGAGCTGGAAGTGATCAACGCGAACCAAGGATGAGGAAGAAAAAACGACGGACATCCGCTTCGGACTCATTTCTTGCCGCATTTGAGGATTACAGAAAAGAGAaacaagagagagagacagaaaagaAAGAGATGATGGAAAGGTGGCACAGAGACAATACTATGATCAATGAATCGATTCCTTGA